Proteins encoded within one genomic window of Pygocentrus nattereri isolate fPygNat1 chromosome 9, fPygNat1.pri, whole genome shotgun sequence:
- the LOC108415395 gene encoding NLR family CARD domain-containing protein 3-like isoform X10, producing the protein MEEADRGSLTSKMSGSVEHKTEERQSHFQSKRPDSPEPSCVSMKSDESMGRVINFKQGESSPELSAQKERAKIIMTRLESIFQELEHKVISLVKNQLKRFKKVLSPDFPACSEREVEGEVDQTVREGTLQIALHVLRNMNQTDLASTLQTKLAPVCHQKFKSTLKKKFQRINEGIPYHGGSTLLNEIYTELYITEGGSGEVNNEHDVRQIETVSRRPATQERPINCNDLFKDTAVRTVLTNGVAGIGKTVSVQKFILDWAEGKANQDVLFIFPLPFRELNSVKSRKLSLVDLLRLFFTDIKQLKPADYYQYKVLFIFDGLDESRLPLDFQNNESLSDVTQSASVDVLLTNLIKGNLLPSALLWITSRPAACGQIPPECVDQITEVRGFSDPQKEEYFRKRISDQSAANRVITHMKSSRSLYIMCHIPVFCWIAATVLERMLGQPESGEIPKTLTQMFTQFLIFQIKHKDQKYHGKCDTDPGQTKEIILALGKLAFQQLEKGNLIFYEGDLRECGIDVREVSVYSGVCTQIFREELGLHLGKVFSFVHLSVQEFLAALFVFFSFIPQNRNVLKHQTHSKSTMTDFLKSAVDRALQSENGHLDLFLRFLLGLSLESNQTLLRGLLTQTGSTSNCREGTVEYIKEKLRENLSPEKYINLFHCLNELNDRSLVQEVQTYLNRGDYRRLPGFTLSPAQWSALVFVLLNSEEELDEFNLRKYDPSEECLLRLLPVVAASRKAVLWDCGLSERSCAALASVLSSNSSSLRELDLSVNSLCDSGVTLLSAGLEDQHCKLETLRLSGCDLSERSCAALASVLRSNSSSLRELDLSGNSLCDSGVTLLSAGLEDQHCKLETLRLSWCRLSERSCAALASVLSSNSSSLRELDLSGNLSLCDSGVTLLSAGLEDQHCKLETLRLWDCSITEKGCKALVKTLKLNPSHLRELGLGWNEPGESGVKMLSALLEDPHYKLEKLHLRTPFTGSMHRYTGGL; encoded by the exons CGCCCAAAAGGAGAGAGCAAAGATCATCATGACCCGTCTGGAGTCCATATTccag GAACTGGAGCACAAAGTCATCTCTCTGGTGAAGAATCAGCTGAAGAGGTTCAAGAAGGTGCTGAGTCCAGatttcccagcatgctctgAGAGGGAGGTGGAGGGTGAGGTGGACCAGACTGTCAGAGAAGGAACACTGCAGATCGCACTGCACGTCCTGAGGAACATGAACCAGACAGACCTCGCCAGCACATTACAGACCA aactggCTCCTGTTTGTCATCAAAAGTTTAAATCCACATTGAAGAAGAAATTCCAGAGAATTAATGAAGGAATCCCGTATCATGGAGGCTCAACACTTCTGAATGAGATCTACACAGAGCTCTACATCACAGAAGGTGGGAGTGGAGAGGTCAATAATGAACATGACGTGAGACAGATTGAGAcagtgtccaggagaccagcaACACAGGAGAGACCCATCAACTGCAATGACCTCTTTAAAGACACAGCCGTCAGAACTGTACTGACTAATGGAGTTGCTGGAATTGGAAAAACAGTCTCAGTGCAGAAGTTCATTCTGGACTGGGCTGAAGGAAAAGCTAATCAGGATGTCCTCTTCATATTTCCACTTCCTTTTAGGGAGCTGAACTCAGTGAAGAGTAGAAAACTCAGTCTAGTTGATCTTCTTCGTCTCTTTTTCACAgacataaaacaattaaaaccaGCAGATTATTATCAGTACAAAGTCTTGTTCATCTTTGATGGTCTGGATGAAAGTCGACTTCCTCTAGATTTCCAGAACAATGAGAGCTTGTCTGATGTAACACAGTCAGCCTCAGTGGATGTGCTGCTAACAAACCTCATCAAAGGGAATCTGCttccctctgctcttctctggaTCACCTCTCGACCAGCAGCATGTGGTCAGATCCCTCCTGAGTGTGTTGACCAGATAACAGAGGTACGAGGATTCAGTGACCCACAGAAAGAGGAATACTTCAGGAAGAGGATCAGTGACCAGAGTGCGGCCAACAGAGTCATCACACATATGAAGTCATCAAGAAGCCTCTACATCATGTGCCACATACCGGTCTTCTGTTGGATTGCAGCCACTGTTCTGGAGAGGATGCTGGGTCAACCAGAGAGTGGAGAGATCCCCAAGACTCTGACTCAAATGTTCACACAGTTCCTGATCTTTCAGATCAAACACAAAGACCAAAAGTACCATGGAAAATGTGACACTGATCCTGGGCAGACTAAAGAGATTATTCTGGCTCTGGGAAAACTGGCTTTCCAACAGCTGGAGAAAGGGAACCTGATCTTCTATGAAGGAGACCTGAGAGAGTGTGGCATTGATGTCAGAGAAGTGTCAGTGTACTCAGGAGTCTGCACTCAGATCTTCAGAGAGGAGTTGGGGCTGCACCTGGGGAAGGTGTTCAGCTTTGTCCATCTGAGTGTTCAGGAGTTTCTGGctgctttgtttgtatttttctcctttattcctcagaacagaaatgtgctgaaacatcaaacacattcaaaatcaaCAATGACTGATTTTCTCAAGAGTGCAGTGGACAGAGCTTTACAGAGTGAGAATGGACACCTGGACCTTTTTCTCCGTTTCCTCCTGGGTCTCTCACTGGAGTCCAATCAGACTCTCTTACGAGGCCTGCTGACTCAGACAGGAAGCACTTCTAACTGCAGAGAGGGAACAGTTGAGTACATCAAGGAGAAGCTCAGGGAGAATCTCTCTCCAGAGAAATACATCAATCTGTTCCACTGtctgaatgaactgaatgacCGCTCTCTAGTGCAGGAAGTCCAGACATACCTGAACAGAGGAGACTATCGCCGTCTGCCTGGATTCACCCTCTCTCCTGCTCAGTGGTCAGCtctggtgtttgtgttgttgaacTCAGAGGAAGAGCTGGATGAGTTTAATCTGAGAAAATATGACCCATCAGAGGAATGTCTCCTGAGGCTTCTGCCAGTCGTTGCAGCATCCAGAAAAGCTGT GCTGTGGGATTGTGGTCTCTCAGAGAGAAGCTGTGCAGCTTTGGCCTCAGTTCTCAGCTCAAACTCCTCAAGTCTGAGAGAACTGGATCTGAGTGTTAATAGTCTGTGTGATTCAGGAGTGacgctgctctctgctggactggaggatcaacactgtaaactggagacactCAG GCTGTCTGGGTGTGATCTCTCAGAGAGAAGCTGTGCAGCTTTGGCCTCAGTTCTCAGATCAAACTCCTCAAGTCTGAGAGAACTGGATCTGAGTGGAAATAGTCTGTGTGATTCAGGAGTGacgctgctctctgctggactggaggatcaacactgtaaactggagacactCAG GCTGTCTTGGTGTCGTCTCTCAGAGAGAAGCTGTGCAGCTTTGGCCTCAGTTCTCAGCTCAAACTCCTCAAGTCTGAGAGAACTGGATCTGAGTGgaaatctgagtctgtgtgATTCAGGAGTGacgctgctctctgctggactggaggatcaacactgtaaactggagacactCAG ATTATGGGACTGCAGTATTACAGAGAAAGGCTGTAAAGCTCTGGTTAAAACTTTGAAATTAAATCCTTCACATTTGAGAGAGCTGGGTCTGGGTTGGAATGAACCAGGAGAGTCAGGAGTGAAGATGCTTTCTGCTCTACTAGAAGATCCTCACTATAAACTGGAGAAACTACA CCTCCGAACACCATTCACTGGGTCTATGCACCGCTACACCGGAGGTTTATGA
- the LOC108415395 gene encoding NLR family CARD domain-containing protein 3-like isoform X8 yields the protein MEDLERRRKHRHLGGGRLTSKISGSGEHKTEELTSHFQSKRPDSPEPSCVSMKSDESMGRVINFKQGESSPELSAQKERAKIIMTRLESIFQELEHKVISLVKNQLKRFKKVLSPDFPACSEREVEGEVDQTVREGTLQIALHVLRNMNQTDLASTLQTKLAPVCHQKFKSTLKKKFQRINEGIPYHGGSTLLNEIYTELYITEGGSGEVNNEHDVRQIETVSRRPATQERPINCNDLFKDTAVRTVLTNGVAGIGKTVSVQKFILDWAEGKANQDVLFIFPLPFRELNSVKSRKLSLVDLLRLFFTDIKQLKPADYYQYKVLFIFDGLDESRLPLDFQNNESLSDVTQSASVDVLLTNLIKGNLLPSALLWITSRPAACGQIPPECVDQITEVRGFSDPQKEEYFRKRISDQSAANRVITHMKSSRSLYIMCHIPVFCWIAATVLERMLGQPESGEIPKTLTQMFTQFLIFQIKHKDQKYHGKCDTDPGQTKEIILALGKLAFQQLEKGNLIFYEGDLRECGIDVREVSVYSGVCTQIFREELGLHLGKVFSFVHLSVQEFLAALFVFFSFIPQNRNVLKHQTHSKSTMTDFLKSAVDRALQSENGHLDLFLRFLLGLSLESNQTLLRGLLTQTGSTSNCREGTVEYIKEKLRENLSPEKYINLFHCLNELNDRSLVQEVQTYLNRGDYRRLPGFTLSPAQWSALVFVLLNSEEELDEFNLRKYDPSEECLLRLLPVVAASRKAVLWDCGLSERSCAALASVLSSNSSSLRELDLSVNSLCDSGVTLLSAGLEDQHCKLETLRLSGCDLSERSCAALASVLRSNSSSLRELDLSGNSLCDSGVTLLSAGLEDQHCKLETLRLSWCRLSERSCAALASVLSSNSSSLRELDLSGNLSLCDSGVTLLSAGLEDQHCKLETLRLWDCSITEKGCKALVKTLKLNPSHLRELGLGWNEPGESGVKMLSALLEDPHYKLEKLHLRTPFTGSMHRYTGGL from the exons CGCCCAAAAGGAGAGAGCAAAGATCATCATGACCCGTCTGGAGTCCATATTccag GAACTGGAGCACAAAGTCATCTCTCTGGTGAAGAATCAGCTGAAGAGGTTCAAGAAGGTGCTGAGTCCAGatttcccagcatgctctgAGAGGGAGGTGGAGGGTGAGGTGGACCAGACTGTCAGAGAAGGAACACTGCAGATCGCACTGCACGTCCTGAGGAACATGAACCAGACAGACCTCGCCAGCACATTACAGACCA aactggCTCCTGTTTGTCATCAAAAGTTTAAATCCACATTGAAGAAGAAATTCCAGAGAATTAATGAAGGAATCCCGTATCATGGAGGCTCAACACTTCTGAATGAGATCTACACAGAGCTCTACATCACAGAAGGTGGGAGTGGAGAGGTCAATAATGAACATGACGTGAGACAGATTGAGAcagtgtccaggagaccagcaACACAGGAGAGACCCATCAACTGCAATGACCTCTTTAAAGACACAGCCGTCAGAACTGTACTGACTAATGGAGTTGCTGGAATTGGAAAAACAGTCTCAGTGCAGAAGTTCATTCTGGACTGGGCTGAAGGAAAAGCTAATCAGGATGTCCTCTTCATATTTCCACTTCCTTTTAGGGAGCTGAACTCAGTGAAGAGTAGAAAACTCAGTCTAGTTGATCTTCTTCGTCTCTTTTTCACAgacataaaacaattaaaaccaGCAGATTATTATCAGTACAAAGTCTTGTTCATCTTTGATGGTCTGGATGAAAGTCGACTTCCTCTAGATTTCCAGAACAATGAGAGCTTGTCTGATGTAACACAGTCAGCCTCAGTGGATGTGCTGCTAACAAACCTCATCAAAGGGAATCTGCttccctctgctcttctctggaTCACCTCTCGACCAGCAGCATGTGGTCAGATCCCTCCTGAGTGTGTTGACCAGATAACAGAGGTACGAGGATTCAGTGACCCACAGAAAGAGGAATACTTCAGGAAGAGGATCAGTGACCAGAGTGCGGCCAACAGAGTCATCACACATATGAAGTCATCAAGAAGCCTCTACATCATGTGCCACATACCGGTCTTCTGTTGGATTGCAGCCACTGTTCTGGAGAGGATGCTGGGTCAACCAGAGAGTGGAGAGATCCCCAAGACTCTGACTCAAATGTTCACACAGTTCCTGATCTTTCAGATCAAACACAAAGACCAAAAGTACCATGGAAAATGTGACACTGATCCTGGGCAGACTAAAGAGATTATTCTGGCTCTGGGAAAACTGGCTTTCCAACAGCTGGAGAAAGGGAACCTGATCTTCTATGAAGGAGACCTGAGAGAGTGTGGCATTGATGTCAGAGAAGTGTCAGTGTACTCAGGAGTCTGCACTCAGATCTTCAGAGAGGAGTTGGGGCTGCACCTGGGGAAGGTGTTCAGCTTTGTCCATCTGAGTGTTCAGGAGTTTCTGGctgctttgtttgtatttttctcctttattcctcagaacagaaatgtgctgaaacatcaaacacattcaaaatcaaCAATGACTGATTTTCTCAAGAGTGCAGTGGACAGAGCTTTACAGAGTGAGAATGGACACCTGGACCTTTTTCTCCGTTTCCTCCTGGGTCTCTCACTGGAGTCCAATCAGACTCTCTTACGAGGCCTGCTGACTCAGACAGGAAGCACTTCTAACTGCAGAGAGGGAACAGTTGAGTACATCAAGGAGAAGCTCAGGGAGAATCTCTCTCCAGAGAAATACATCAATCTGTTCCACTGtctgaatgaactgaatgacCGCTCTCTAGTGCAGGAAGTCCAGACATACCTGAACAGAGGAGACTATCGCCGTCTGCCTGGATTCACCCTCTCTCCTGCTCAGTGGTCAGCtctggtgtttgtgttgttgaacTCAGAGGAAGAGCTGGATGAGTTTAATCTGAGAAAATATGACCCATCAGAGGAATGTCTCCTGAGGCTTCTGCCAGTCGTTGCAGCATCCAGAAAAGCTGT GCTGTGGGATTGTGGTCTCTCAGAGAGAAGCTGTGCAGCTTTGGCCTCAGTTCTCAGCTCAAACTCCTCAAGTCTGAGAGAACTGGATCTGAGTGTTAATAGTCTGTGTGATTCAGGAGTGacgctgctctctgctggactggaggatcaacactgtaaactggagacactCAG GCTGTCTGGGTGTGATCTCTCAGAGAGAAGCTGTGCAGCTTTGGCCTCAGTTCTCAGATCAAACTCCTCAAGTCTGAGAGAACTGGATCTGAGTGGAAATAGTCTGTGTGATTCAGGAGTGacgctgctctctgctggactggaggatcaacactgtaaactggagacactCAG GCTGTCTTGGTGTCGTCTCTCAGAGAGAAGCTGTGCAGCTTTGGCCTCAGTTCTCAGCTCAAACTCCTCAAGTCTGAGAGAACTGGATCTGAGTGgaaatctgagtctgtgtgATTCAGGAGTGacgctgctctctgctggactggaggatcaacactgtaaactggagacactCAG ATTATGGGACTGCAGTATTACAGAGAAAGGCTGTAAAGCTCTGGTTAAAACTTTGAAATTAAATCCTTCACATTTGAGAGAGCTGGGTCTGGGTTGGAATGAACCAGGAGAGTCAGGAGTGAAGATGCTTTCTGCTCTACTAGAAGATCCTCACTATAAACTGGAGAAACTACA CCTCCGAACACCATTCACTGGGTCTATGCACCGCTACACCGGAGGTTTATGA